A genome region from Maledivibacter sp. includes the following:
- a CDS encoding tRNA1(Val) (adenine(37)-N6)-methyltransferase, which translates to MDEALLRENERIDDLQCKGLKIIQNPKGFCFGVDAVLLGNFCEVKRDAKVVDLGTGTGIMPIIIAGKSNAKKIYGIEIQKEVANMASRSVKLNNLEKRIEIINEDLKIIEGLIEVNSIDVVVSNPPYMNSGGGLKNPEDLKAISRHEIKCTLEDVIKTASRLLKHNGHFYLVHRPQRLADIMCLCRTYKLEPKKLRFIHPNKNKKPNLLLLKCIKAAKPELKFLDPLYVYKEDGSYTDEIYDIYGKERIDS; encoded by the coding sequence ATGGATGAAGCTTTATTAAGGGAAAATGAAAGAATAGATGATCTTCAATGTAAAGGTCTTAAAATTATACAAAACCCTAAAGGGTTTTGTTTTGGTGTAGATGCAGTACTTCTAGGCAATTTTTGTGAGGTGAAACGCGATGCCAAGGTTGTGGATTTAGGAACAGGTACAGGAATTATGCCCATAATTATAGCCGGGAAAAGTAATGCAAAAAAAATCTATGGCATAGAGATTCAAAAAGAAGTTGCCAATATGGCCTCTAGAAGTGTAAAATTAAATAATCTAGAAAAAAGGATAGAGATAATAAATGAAGACCTTAAAATTATAGAGGGCTTAATAGAAGTAAATTCTATTGATGTAGTTGTATCTAATCCACCATATATGAATTCAGGGGGTGGGCTAAAAAATCCCGAAGATTTAAAAGCCATATCAAGGCATGAAATAAAGTGTACATTAGAGGATGTTATTAAAACAGCAAGCAGACTACTAAAGCATAATGGGCATTTCTATTTAGTTCATAGACCCCAGAGATTAGCGGATATAATGTGCTTATGTAGAACATATAAGCTTGAGCCCAAAAAGCTTAGATTTATACATCCAAATAAAAATAAGAAACCAAATCTTTTATTATTAAAATGTATCAAGGCTGCAAAGCCGGAGCTGAAATTTTTAGACCCCTTATATGTCTATAAAGAAGATGGAAGCTATACCGATGAAATCTATGATATATATGGAAAGGAAAGAATAGATAGCTAA
- a CDS encoding MtnX-like HAD-IB family phosphatase has product MKRTIMVDFDGTITKRDTCVAVTNEFATRDWRSLDEEWAKGELSTQDCCNILFGLMDFNEVRLKSFLETIEIDDYFSRFIELCRENAYGIYIVSDGFDFNINTVLNKNGIKDIEIYSNNFFFDDEGNYNLQFPHESKNCGKCGTCKTEIYNRLKKNSDEIIYVGDGYSDRCVAANADVLFAKSYLAKYCDEKGIKYIKYESFKDVINYLNHNKPSEGL; this is encoded by the coding sequence ATGAAAAGGACTATTATGGTTGACTTTGATGGAACAATTACTAAGAGGGATACATGTGTAGCTGTAACCAACGAATTTGCGACCCGAGATTGGCGAAGTCTTGATGAAGAATGGGCTAAGGGGGAATTATCAACTCAAGATTGCTGTAACATACTTTTCGGATTAATGGATTTTAATGAGGTTAGACTTAAAAGCTTCCTTGAGACCATTGAAATCGATGATTATTTTTCTCGGTTCATTGAACTTTGTAGGGAAAATGCTTATGGCATATACATAGTTAGTGACGGATTTGATTTTAATATCAATACGGTATTAAACAAAAATGGCATAAAGGATATAGAGATTTATAGCAATAACTTTTTCTTTGATGATGAAGGAAATTACAATTTACAGTTTCCCCATGAATCTAAAAACTGTGGGAAATGCGGAACATGTAAAACAGAAATCTACAATAGGCTGAAGAAGAATTCGGATGAGATTATATATGTAGGGGATGGATATTCTGACAGGTGTGTGGCCGCAAATGCCGATGTATTATTTGCTAAAAGCTACTTAGCCAAGTATTGTGATGAAAAGGGAATAAAATATATAAAATATGAAAGCTTTAAAGATGTGATAAATTATTTAAACCACAATAAACCCTCGGAGGGACTATAA
- a CDS encoding cyclic-di-AMP receptor codes for MKLVIAIVHDEDAHGVTQKLTEANFGVTKLASTGGFLRSGNTTLFTGVQREKVDEVIKIIKDVSKTRKEITTTAPMLGDNSNYIPIPIEVLVGGATIFVVDIERFEKV; via the coding sequence ATGAAGCTTGTTATTGCTATAGTTCATGATGAGGACGCCCATGGGGTAACCCAAAAGCTTACTGAAGCAAACTTTGGTGTTACTAAGCTGGCTTCCACAGGGGGATTTTTAAGGTCAGGAAACACAACGCTTTTTACAGGGGTTCAAAGGGAAAAGGTAGATGAAGTAATAAAAATCATTAAAGATGTTAGCAAAACAAGGAAGGAAATAACAACAACAGCTCCCATGCTAGGAGATAATTCTAATTATATACCTATCCCTATTGAGGTGTTAGTAGGGGGAGCTACAATATTTGTTGTTGATATAGAAAGATTCGAGAAAGTATAA
- a CDS encoding HAD family hydrolase → MGKIYISDLDGTLLRNDATLSEYSRKNLIEIINRGINFTIASARSIYSIQRILKGLPFKLPVIEFNGAYISDFNTGEHLIINDIHSELCFDLLTLMDKYNGIPYVSTFDGEKNNLYYRETNNYGMEWYLNDRIRMNDKRLRRVNDFRKIVKEHIVCFTIINKKEKLIELEKELKYRYAHALEIHIMENKYSPGWYWLSIHDKKATKARAIQTLRNTMDLNNHETIVFGDEVNDVHMFKMADKAVAVKNAKAELKKHAKEIIGRNEEDSVVKYILKDVYGGENQIKEQIS, encoded by the coding sequence ATGGGTAAGATATATATTAGTGATTTGGATGGTACATTACTTAGAAATGATGCAACCCTTTCGGAGTATTCAAGAAAGAATTTAATAGAAATTATTAATAGGGGAATAAACTTTACCATAGCAAGTGCTAGAAGTATTTATTCTATACAAAGGATACTTAAAGGACTACCTTTTAAACTGCCGGTAATAGAATTTAACGGGGCATATATCTCAGATTTTAATACGGGAGAGCATCTAATAATTAATGATATCCATAGTGAGTTATGCTTCGATCTTTTAACTTTAATGGATAAGTATAATGGTATTCCATATGTATCAACATTTGATGGAGAAAAAAACAATCTATACTATAGGGAAACAAATAATTATGGTATGGAGTGGTATTTAAATGACAGAATAAGGATGAATGACAAAAGATTACGTCGGGTAAATGATTTTAGAAAGATAGTAAAGGAACATATAGTATGCTTTACCATTATTAACAAGAAAGAAAAACTAATAGAGCTAGAAAAGGAATTGAAATATAGGTATGCTCATGCACTTGAAATCCACATCATGGAAAACAAATATTCTCCCGGTTGGTATTGGTTATCAATACACGACAAAAAAGCTACAAAGGCCAGGGCAATTCAAACCTTAAGAAACACGATGGATTTAAATAATCATGAAACAATTGTTTTTGGCGATGAGGTAAATGATGTGCATATGTTTAAGATGGCAGACAAAGCAGTGGCTGTGAAAAATGCTAAAGCTGAGCTAAAAAAACATGCTAAGGAAATAATAGGTAGAAATGAAGAGGATAGTGTAGTTAAGTATATACTTAAGGATGTATATGGAGGAGAAAATCAAATAAAGGAGCAAATATCATAA
- a CDS encoding 4Fe-4S binding protein, which produces MAYFINDNCISCGACQPECPVDVISAGDNIYIIDASGCIDCGACANVCPVDAPHPQD; this is translated from the coding sequence ATGGCGTATTTCATTAATGACAATTGTATTAGTTGTGGGGCATGTCAGCCGGAATGTCCTGTTGATGTAATTAGTGCTGGAGATAATATATATATTATTGATGCATCTGGATGTATTGATTGTGGGGCTTGTGCCAATGTGTGCCCAGTAGATGCCCCCCATCCTCAAGACTAG
- the rsmI gene encoding 16S rRNA (cytidine(1402)-2'-O)-methyltransferase, with translation MEIHRGKLYICATPIGNLEDITIRVLNTLKTVDLIAAEDTRHTIKLLNHYEISKPLTSYHEHNKIKKGPQLIEKLKEGHKIALVSDAGMPGISDPGEDLIRLCIENEIKVEVLPGANAVLTALVASGLSSAKFAFEGFLDRNKKKRRERLEILSTDDRTLIFYESPHRLMDTLKDMEQILENRNMAIARELTKKYEEIIRGNISHVIKHFKENAPKGEFVLLVEGGSIEGRKDRSFENLSIEDHIVSYMDKGLAKKEAIKQVAKERNIPKREVYKHGIEI, from the coding sequence ATGGAGATACATCGTGGTAAACTATATATTTGTGCGACTCCAATAGGTAATCTAGAAGATATCACCATAAGGGTCTTAAATACTTTAAAGACTGTTGATTTGATTGCCGCTGAAGACACTAGACATACTATCAAATTATTGAATCATTATGAAATCAGTAAACCCCTCACAAGCTATCATGAACACAATAAGATTAAAAAAGGGCCCCAGCTTATTGAGAAATTAAAGGAAGGTCATAAAATTGCATTAGTTAGCGATGCTGGGATGCCGGGGATATCTGATCCAGGTGAAGACCTAATAAGACTTTGCATTGAAAATGAAATAAAGGTAGAGGTGCTGCCTGGAGCAAATGCTGTACTAACGGCTTTAGTGGCATCTGGGTTATCTAGTGCTAAATTTGCCTTTGAGGGGTTTTTAGATAGGAATAAGAAAAAGAGACGTGAAAGACTGGAAATATTGAGTACCGATGATAGAACCCTCATTTTTTATGAGTCTCCCCATAGGCTTATGGATACATTGAAGGATATGGAACAAATACTAGAAAATAGAAATATGGCCATAGCCAGAGAACTCACTAAAAAGTATGAGGAAATAATTAGAGGCAATATTTCCCATGTAATAAAGCATTTTAAAGAAAATGCTCCAAAGGGAGAATTTGTACTTTTAGTTGAAGGTGGGAGTATAGAGGGGCGTAAGGATAGAAGTTTTGAAAATCTTTCTATAGAGGATCATATAGTATCATATATGGATAAAGGATTAGCTAAAAAAGAGGCAATCAAGCAAGTAGCTAAGGAAAGGAATATCCCAAAAAGGGAAGTGTACAAGCATGGTATTGAAATATAG
- a CDS encoding DUF1858 domain-containing protein, translating to MRYNKDMTISQILFTDPRVLQVFKAYGLPCQGCLAAETESLEVVSRVFDIELDKILWDLEELDMESLG from the coding sequence ATGAGATATAATAAGGATATGACAATTTCTCAGATATTATTTACTGACCCTAGGGTTCTTCAGGTTTTTAAAGCATATGGACTTCCATGTCAAGGTTGTTTAGCAGCTGAAACAGAGAGTCTTGAGGTGGTATCAAGGGTATTTGATATAGAATTGGATAAGATACTTTGGGATTTGGAAGAATTAGATATGGAGAGCTTAGGTTAA
- a CDS encoding cytochrome c biogenesis protein CcdA — MNDNISAIVVFLQGMASFLSPCILPLMPIYLTYLTGESLEEIEEGAARKSILINSIGFLLGLSIVFTILGATATAFGKFLYFNNNIIRKAGGIIVIVFGIHHLGIINLSFLNMERKFNFNAEKPKFINSILLGMAFSFGWTPCIGPILGSVLMMAAGLETYGKGIYLLIIYSLGFSIPFLITALFLNLVLQRINNLDKNLKIIKVISGILLIIMGTLLYTNNLNAISSIFS; from the coding sequence TTGAATGATAACATATCGGCTATAGTAGTATTTTTACAGGGAATGGCTTCTTTTTTATCACCCTGTATATTACCATTAATGCCTATATATTTAACCTATTTAACGGGAGAGTCATTAGAAGAAATAGAAGAAGGAGCAGCCAGAAAATCGATTCTAATTAATTCCATAGGATTTTTATTGGGATTAAGCATAGTCTTTACAATACTTGGGGCTACAGCCACAGCCTTTGGAAAATTTTTATATTTTAATAATAATATAATCAGAAAAGCTGGGGGTATAATAGTCATAGTTTTTGGAATACACCATTTAGGAATTATCAATCTAAGCTTCCTCAATATGGAAAGAAAATTTAACTTTAATGCTGAAAAACCTAAATTTATTAATTCAATACTATTAGGTATGGCATTTAGCTTTGGCTGGACTCCTTGTATAGGGCCAATTCTTGGATCCGTACTTATGATGGCAGCTGGTTTAGAAACCTATGGAAAAGGCATATATCTTCTGATTATTTATTCCCTGGGCTTCAGCATACCCTTTCTCATAACAGCTTTATTTTTAAATCTAGTACTCCAAAGGATTAACAATTTAGATAAGAACCTAAAGATAATAAAAGTGATAAGTGGGATTTTACTGATAATTATGGGAACATTATTATATACTAATAATTTAAATGCAATCTCATCAATATTTTCATGA
- a CDS encoding TlpA family protein disulfide reductase, translating to MKKIFSILVILLLSVSLISGCVKEDNEQTDKSETTNKEEKDIEKNTSKNENDEGETKDDAEIREGIFVGNKAYDFLLLDREGNEISLSSLKGKVVFLNFWASWCGPCKMEMPHMQKVYEEYKDKDVVILAVNITASEKNGIEGVNNFLNENKYTFPVLYDKDGSVSEKYRISAIPTTYIINRDGIIVNFVRRSMSEEMIKQQIEAGMK from the coding sequence ATGAAAAAAATTTTTAGCATATTAGTAATTCTACTGCTATCTGTATCTTTAATTTCGGGATGTGTAAAAGAAGACAATGAGCAAACTGACAAATCGGAAACTACAAATAAAGAGGAAAAAGACATTGAAAAAAATACAAGCAAAAATGAAAATGATGAAGGAGAAACAAAGGACGATGCAGAAATAAGAGAAGGGATTTTCGTCGGAAATAAAGCATATGATTTTTTATTACTTGATAGGGAAGGAAATGAGATAAGTCTATCATCCCTAAAGGGTAAGGTTGTGTTTTTAAACTTTTGGGCTTCATGGTGTGGACCCTGTAAGATGGAAATGCCCCATATGCAAAAAGTATACGAGGAATATAAAGATAAGGATGTAGTAATACTAGCCGTTAATATCACGGCTTCCGAGAAAAATGGAATAGAGGGTGTTAATAATTTTTTGAATGAAAATAAATACACCTTTCCTGTTTTATATGACAAGGATGGTAGTGTTTCAGAAAAATATAGAATATCAGCTATCCCAACCACCTATATCATCAATAGGGATGGCATTATTGTAAATTTTGTAAGGCGAAGTATGAGTGAAGAAATGATAAAGCAACAGATAGAAGCAGGGATGAAATAA
- the holB gene encoding DNA polymerase III subunit delta', whose product MGFEKIIGHDKIISFLKTAIKRDKLAHAYIFEGQAGVGKILTAVEFAKAINCKNENFGCETCSSCIKVNNNNHPDINIIKPEGNSIKNKQIEEFQNNILLRPYESNKKIFIIEASHTMTTSAQNRLLKILEEPPGYGMIILIAENSHGLLPTIKSRSQTIKFNRIQKKIIEDYLKENYNIKDENLSIFAGFSDGSIGRAISLYESEEFNSRRGTTLDIIDEVIRGDKLKLLDYVDFFVKNKEYIGELLDFFSIWFRDLLLLVETGEEKYLLNIDKINILRIHTNTVSCEKLGKSIDIVEKTRKNIGSNVNFGLSIETMLLNLQEV is encoded by the coding sequence TTGGGATTTGAAAAAATCATAGGACATGATAAAATAATAAGCTTCCTTAAGACTGCAATAAAAAGAGACAAGCTTGCCCATGCGTATATTTTTGAGGGACAAGCTGGGGTGGGGAAAATACTGACAGCTGTAGAATTCGCTAAGGCTATAAATTGTAAAAATGAGAATTTTGGATGCGAAACATGTTCTTCTTGTATTAAGGTAAATAATAATAACCACCCCGATATAAATATAATTAAACCAGAGGGAAATAGTATAAAAAATAAACAAATTGAGGAGTTTCAAAATAATATTCTTTTGAGACCCTATGAAAGCAATAAAAAAATATTTATAATAGAGGCATCCCATACTATGACTACAAGTGCCCAAAATAGACTTTTAAAGATATTGGAAGAACCACCAGGGTATGGTATGATTATTCTAATTGCTGAAAATTCTCATGGTTTACTTCCCACTATAAAATCTAGAAGTCAAACTATTAAATTTAATAGAATACAAAAAAAAATAATAGAAGATTATCTTAAGGAAAATTATAATATTAAAGATGAGAATTTATCAATATTTGCAGGCTTTTCCGACGGCTCAATAGGCAGAGCTATAAGTTTGTATGAATCGGAAGAATTCAATAGTAGACGAGGGACGACTTTAGATATAATAGATGAGGTTATTAGAGGAGATAAATTAAAGCTTTTGGATTATGTAGACTTTTTTGTTAAGAATAAGGAGTATATTGGAGAACTATTGGATTTCTTTAGTATTTGGTTTAGGGATTTATTGTTGTTAGTGGAAACAGGAGAAGAAAAGTATCTATTAAATATAGATAAAATAAATATATTAAGAATTCATACAAATACAGTATCCTGTGAAAAACTTGGAAAATCCATAGATATTGTAGAAAAGACCAGAAAGAATATAGGATCAAATGTGAATTTTGGTCTAAGCATAGAGACGATGCTTTTAAATTTACAGGAGGTATAA
- a CDS encoding MFS transporter yields MVSNTRHFKILYFFFYFTIAIFSGFTIAYLNGLGFSATQVGFFMSLLYFFGFLGQFITGYICDLKNTIKKVYFLWMIFLTVLIFFFFKLHVPVKQAIFISMIGFFQSSIMALLDSWVLESNDSIKNDFGPIRAFGSIGWGISTLLIGKIIDKFGWDIVGILYIVFASIVLIITYNTKDAKETKQEKEQVDSDLGIATLKKLFKNKPYVQLITIFFLLYISFHCVAMFSVILIENFGGNKSDIGLFLLVAAFSEVPILLNAKGLMKRFNLPVLLVISSAFFLIRTLLTAFSNSVFSIILLSTLQMPSFSIFVFIAKYLIDEVSPHSLKTSSQTIAMAVSGGLSGIISLNTSGYLADRLGIQKLLFIITGLCAIALILSIKYLLSYSLYTKKINGIESK; encoded by the coding sequence ATGGTATCTAATACAAGACACTTTAAAATATTGTATTTCTTTTTCTATTTTACAATTGCAATATTTTCTGGATTTACAATCGCTTATCTAAATGGCTTAGGTTTTAGTGCTACACAGGTGGGCTTCTTCATGTCGCTGTTATACTTTTTTGGTTTTCTAGGGCAATTCATAACTGGGTATATATGTGACCTTAAAAATACAATAAAGAAGGTATATTTTTTATGGATGATTTTCTTAACTGTCTTGATTTTTTTCTTTTTTAAGCTCCATGTGCCCGTTAAGCAAGCAATCTTTATCTCAATGATAGGATTTTTCCAATCTTCGATTATGGCTTTGTTAGATAGTTGGGTTCTTGAAAGCAATGATAGTATTAAGAATGACTTCGGCCCAATACGAGCCTTTGGATCTATTGGCTGGGGTATTTCCACATTACTGATTGGCAAAATAATAGACAAATTTGGTTGGGATATAGTAGGAATTTTATATATTGTATTTGCATCAATTGTTTTGATAATAACATATAATACAAAGGATGCCAAGGAAACAAAACAGGAAAAGGAACAAGTTGATTCTGATTTAGGAATTGCTACATTAAAAAAACTGTTTAAAAATAAACCCTATGTACAATTAATTACAATCTTTTTTCTACTATATATATCATTTCATTGCGTTGCAATGTTTTCTGTGATTTTAATAGAAAATTTCGGAGGCAACAAATCCGACATCGGTCTTTTTTTACTTGTAGCTGCCTTTAGTGAGGTTCCCATACTTTTAAACGCTAAAGGGCTAATGAAGAGATTCAATTTACCTGTGTTATTAGTTATATCTTCAGCATTCTTTCTTATAAGGACATTGTTAACCGCCTTTAGCAATAGTGTGTTTTCAATAATACTATTATCAACTCTACAAATGCCCTCATTTAGTATTTTTGTTTTTATAGCTAAATATTTAATAGATGAAGTGAGTCCCCATAGCTTAAAGACCTCATCCCAGACCATAGCCATGGCTGTATCGGGAGGCTTGAGCGGAATAATATCCTTAAACACTTCAGGCTATTTGGCCGATAGGCTTGGTATTCAGAAGCTGTTATTTATAATAACTGGATTATGTGCAATAGCACTGATCCTAAGTATTAAATATCTTTTAAGCTACTCCCTATATACCAAGAAAATAAATGGGATTGAAAGTAAATAG
- a CDS encoding HD domain-containing protein, translating to MVFTNEYIKEISKLTQKKIYIVGNAVRDYLTKKEIVDFDIVTLEEIYGLAHELAHRNNGRCISLDKENGRVRVVLDNDDNKGTVIDFCTMNGKDIYEDLSKRDFTINAMAIEVKDEKADFGDVIDPYGGLKDIKNRIIKEVDENVYLEDPVRLIGAVRLMAELNFDMSDNTLELIKRNSYRIKEVSGERIGNELFKILAFKRSYYYFNFMDKHLTLLGKIFPEIEPMKNVGRCKYHVVDSWTHSLHTMKTIEKIIYADGYFEDHLRKAYEKHTSQIMDNEHARIQLIKLAALFHDIGKPKARWVDETGRVRFKGHEIAGEEIMADISDRLRLKRIEKKFLCKIVREHMWPLTLYKTNDVSGRALYDLFKNFGESTLDIILIGLADIISTRQLLKPHEEMGMYKVHAEYLANNYLTRFRKLEDISSTINGNDILKNFEIEDKTIIGELIDSVKKAIFFGKIPLEKERILTYIEECLI from the coding sequence TTGGTTTTCACTAACGAATATATTAAAGAGATAAGTAAGTTAACCCAGAAGAAAATATATATAGTGGGAAATGCTGTTAGAGATTATCTTACTAAAAAAGAAATTGTAGATTTTGATATAGTAACTTTAGAAGAGATATACGGCTTAGCTCATGAACTAGCCCATAGAAATAATGGGAGATGTATAAGCTTAGATAAAGAAAATGGGAGAGTAAGAGTAGTACTAGATAATGATGACAATAAAGGAACAGTGATAGACTTTTGTACTATGAATGGGAAGGATATATATGAAGATTTATCTAAAAGAGATTTTACGATAAATGCTATGGCCATTGAGGTTAAAGATGAAAAAGCAGATTTTGGTGATGTGATCGATCCCTATGGAGGATTAAAGGATATAAAAAATCGGATTATTAAAGAAGTAGATGAAAATGTTTATCTTGAAGATCCAGTAAGACTTATAGGTGCAGTTAGGCTTATGGCAGAATTAAATTTTGATATGTCCGACAACACTCTTGAACTTATAAAAAGGAATAGCTATAGAATAAAAGAAGTTTCAGGTGAAAGAATAGGAAATGAGCTTTTCAAAATATTGGCTTTCAAAAGGTCATACTACTACTTTAATTTTATGGATAAGCACCTTACTTTACTGGGTAAGATATTTCCTGAAATTGAGCCAATGAAAAATGTAGGTAGATGTAAATATCACGTGGTAGATTCTTGGACCCATTCCCTTCACACTATGAAAACCATTGAGAAAATTATATATGCAGATGGTTACTTTGAAGACCATCTTAGAAAGGCATATGAGAAGCATACAAGTCAAATCATGGATAATGAACATGCTAGAATTCAACTTATAAAACTTGCAGCCCTATTCCATGATATAGGAAAGCCAAAGGCTAGATGGGTGGATGAAACGGGTAGGGTTAGGTTCAAAGGACATGAAATCGCTGGGGAAGAAATTATGGCGGATATTTCTGATAGACTGAGGCTTAAAAGGATAGAGAAAAAGTTTTTGTGCAAGATTGTTAGGGAGCATATGTGGCCCTTGACACTTTATAAAACAAACGATGTAAGTGGAAGAGCCTTATATGATTTATTTAAAAACTTTGGAGAAAGTACATTGGATATTATACTAATAGGCCTTGCGGATATTATATCCACAAGACAGCTTTTAAAGCCCCATGAAGAAATGGGTATGTATAAGGTGCATGCAGAATATCTTGCTAATAATTATTTGACAAGGTTTAGAAAGCTTGAAGATATATCGAGTACCATAAATGGAAATGATATATTAAAAAATTTTGAGATAGAAGATAAAACAATTATTGGTGAACTCATAGATTCAGTTAAAAAAGCCATATTCTTTGGGAAAATTCCATTGGAAAAGGAAAGGATACTGACGTATATAGAGGAATGTTTAATATAG
- a CDS encoding AbrB/MazE/SpoVT family DNA-binding domain-containing protein — MKSTGIVRKVDELGRIVIPKELRKTFNIGEKDALEIFVDGPQIILKKYEPACIFCGQAKNNINYKGKNICPDCVVELKESK; from the coding sequence ATGAAATCTACAGGAATAGTTAGAAAGGTAGACGAGCTTGGAAGAATTGTTATACCTAAGGAACTAAGAAAAACTTTTAATATTGGTGAAAAAGATGCACTAGAAATTTTTGTCGATGGCCCACAGATCATTTTAAAGAAATATGAACCTGCATGTATATTCTGTGGACAAGCTAAGAACAACATCAATTACAAAGGTAAAAACATTTGTCCAGATTGCGTAGTAGAACTAAAGGAATCAAAATAG
- a CDS encoding stage 0 sporulation family protein encodes MVRVIGVRFKKAGKIYYFDPDDIDVEKGQNVIVETARGIEFGEVVVGSKEISEEEIVSPLKKVLRIATLEDEIINKENNEKETKAFEICLEKIEEHGLEMKLIDVEYTFDNNKVIFYFTADGRVDFRELVKDLASVFRTRIELRQIGVRDEAKMIGGIGPCGVSLCCSTWLGEFEPVSIKMAKEQSLSLNPTKISGICGRLMCCLRYEYESYTELRKGLPNQGERIKTPEGEGIVIDNNVLLESVKVRLIVKENKERHYMDLSDDIYIFHKQEIERLCKPKTEEKLDIDHIEDIYE; translated from the coding sequence ATGGTAAGGGTTATAGGAGTAAGATTCAAAAAAGCAGGAAAAATATATTACTTTGATCCCGACGATATAGATGTAGAAAAAGGACAAAATGTAATTGTAGAGACGGCAAGGGGCATAGAGTTTGGAGAAGTAGTAGTAGGCTCAAAGGAAATATCAGAAGAAGAAATAGTTTCTCCCCTAAAAAAGGTTTTAAGAATTGCTACATTAGAAGATGAAATCATAAATAAAGAGAATAATGAAAAGGAAACAAAGGCTTTTGAAATATGCTTAGAAAAAATTGAAGAGCATGGCTTAGAGATGAAGCTTATTGATGTAGAATATACCTTTGACAATAATAAGGTTATATTTTACTTTACTGCCGATGGTAGAGTGGATTTTAGAGAGTTGGTTAAGGATTTGGCTTCCGTTTTTAGGACAAGAATAGAACTTAGGCAAATAGGTGTTAGAGACGAAGCTAAGATGATAGGTGGAATAGGTCCTTGTGGAGTAAGTCTTTGCTGTTCTACATGGCTTGGAGAGTTTGAGCCCGTATCTATAAAGATGGCAAAGGAGCAAAGTTTATCCCTTAATCCCACAAAGATATCAGGAATATGTGGAAGACTTATGTGCTGCTTGAGATATGAGTATGAAAGCTATACAGAGCTAAGAAAGGGATTACCTAACCAAGGAGAAAGAATAAAAACTCCTGAAGGGGAGGGAATTGTTATTGACAATAATGTATTGCTTGAATCCGTTAAGGTAAGACTTATAGTTAAAGAAAATAAAGAAAGACATTATATGGATTTAAGTGACGATATATATATATTCCATAAGCAAGAAATTGAGAGACTTTGTAAGCCCAAAACAGAAGAAAAATTAGATATAGACCATATAGAAGATATCTATGAATAA